From Anopheles funestus chromosome 3RL, idAnoFuneDA-416_04, whole genome shotgun sequence, a single genomic window includes:
- the LOC125768340 gene encoding transient-receptor-potential-like protein, producing the protein MGNEKKDPGGVGVQIESPSPVPSSCGGSAAFNMIANINLPVPLSLEEKKYLLAVERGDLASVKRILQRAHRRHHVNVNCVDSLGRGALTLAIENENLEMVELLVIMNVETKDALLLAINAEFVEAVELLLEHEELIHKDGEPYSWQRVDINTAMFTPDVTPLMLAAHKNNYEILKILLDRGATLPMPHDVKCGCEECIRRSSEDSLRHSLARVNEYRALASPSLIALSSQDPLLTAFQLSWELRNLAFAEQECKSQYLELRHQCQNFAVELLDQSRSSQELAIILNYDPNSPPYMDGDHMKLTRLELAIDYKQKKFVAHPNIQQLLAAMWYEGVPGFRRKSAADKIFIIVRTAVLFPIYCMLYMIAPSCETSKFMRKPFMKFLIHASSYLFFLFLLILVSQRAEVQVVLLFGTESMKRALQEELARQRGNGPTYLECLVVIYVMGFIWEETQEIFIEGIRSYLRNMWNFIDFSRNFLYCCVALLRIIAYIQQTSQISADPSTAYIAREHWDDFDPQLIAEGLFAAANIFSALKLVHLFSINPHLGPLQISLGRMVIDIVKFFFIYSLVLFAFACGLNQLLWYFADLEKSKCYSLKGGLPDWDNQGDACMKWRRFGNLFESSQSLFWASFGMVGLENFELQGIKSYTRFWGLLMFGSYSVINVIVLLNLLIAMMSNSYAMIDEHSDTEWKFARTRLWMSYFEESSTLPPPFNIFPNMKHLMRLFGKKKKRDLKRESTIRRKEDKERAERYTNVMRALVWRYVSAMHRRMEQDAVTEDDINEVKTEISAMRYELLDIFEKNGMDVSAVDRKEKAVLAKRMKIWERRLMKDFQVAPVEIADQEEEEEEEDANPLARFRRVAKKVANNTTSAKWGQVMTGVGVEMNSQIGRCRNRDSFRQQQQLQKAMAEARRLVERSPLPRSRSVSPHIEGYTDETTNTLLNLLSQLAEEGDASPGNTLNLHDQKSGAATPLNMLTAQLQAALSKTPSPRMGKSPKPFADSGLKSPAGTLGVTARAKSPAALSRPEGPSVASKSPLASIAGSKSPSPDGTPAPEKKTNLDVKSPPPPSIMSPPPGKSSPSPSVQSPPPPSVQSPPPTIHITRTESQLVKKQSDSKDSNECEEECVVPPPLPSSPPPAEIQSVVHSDDPEPLVSGVNSPPKVVKRKAPAPVPTSTGDDIAVARPVAVKPQPGQGMLPPPPSKDDAAVTIIPTFSTTPATPLPSHKVVAAPRPPSPSVPPPKVASPPPTIASPPLVPLIKTELMDDPEPETKSTGKSTTIGSGSKESLIVGGGDASADAARAASSPPCLRPYRKVDDVTTIKRQPKSGWL; encoded by the exons ATGggaaacgaaaagaaggaTCCAGGTGGGGTCGGTGTACAGATCGAGTCACCGTCCCCGGTACCGTCCAGCTGTGGCGGATCGGCCGCCTTTAACATGATCGCCAACATCAATCTGCCCGTGCCACTGTCGCTGGAGGAGAAAAAGTATCTGCTCGCGGTGGAACGGGGCGATTTGGCGAGCGTCAAGCGGATCCTCCAACGGGCCCACCGGCGACATCACGTTAACGTCAACTGTGTCGATTCGTTGGGACGAGGAGCACTGACGCTGGCCATCGAGAACGAAAATCTCGAGATGGTTGAACTGCTGGTGATCATGAACGTCGAGACGAAGGACGCACTGCTGCTCGCGATCAATGCGGAGTTTGTGGAAGCTGTGGAGCTACTGCTGGAACACGAGGAGCTAATCCACAAGGATGGCGAACCATAC AGCTGGCAACGAGTGGACATCAATACGGCTATGTTCACCCCGGACGTTACACCCCTAATGCTGGCTGCTCACAAAAACAACTACGAGATCTTGAAAATTCTTCTCGATCGTGGCGCCACCTTGCCGATGCCTCATGATGTGAA ATGCGGTTGTGAAGAATGTATTCGTCGCTCGTCGGAGGATTCACTGCGACACTCGTTGGCGCGTGTCAATGAGTACCGTGCGCTGGCAAGTCCTTCGCTGATTGCACTCAGCTCGCAGGATCCGCTCCTAACGGCTTTCCAGCTGTCCTGGGAATTGCGTAATCTTGCTTTCGCCGAACAGGAGTGCAAATCGCAATACCTGGAACTACGTCACCAGTGTCAGAACTTTGCTGTTGAGTTACTGGATCAGTCGCGCAGCTCGCAAGAGTTGGCCATCATTTTGAACTACGATCCCAACTCGCCACCGTACATGGATGGCGACCATATGAAGCTGACACGGCTCGAGCTGGCAATCGACTACAAGCAGAAGAAGTTTGTCGCCCATCCGAACATTCAACAACTCTTGGCGGCCATGTGGTACGAGGGTGTGCCCGGCTTTCGACGCAAGTCGGCTGCCGACAAGATCTTCATCATTGTCCGCACTGCGGTACTGTTTCCGATCTACTGTATGCTTTACATGATTGCGCCCTCTTGCGAAACGTCCAAGTTTATGCGCAAACCGTTCATGAAGTTCTTGATTCACGCATCGTCTTatctcttcttcttgt TTCTGCTAATTCTCGTCTCCCAACGTGCGGAAGTGCAGGTCGTTCTCCTCTTTGGTACGGAAAGTATGAAACGAGCGCTACAGGAAGAGTTGGCCCGCCAGCGAGGCAACGGGCCAACGTACCTCGAGTGCCTCGTCGTCATCTACGTGATGGGCTTCATCTGGGAGGAAACGCAGGAAATCTTCATCGAAGGTATACGCAGCTACCTACGGAATATGTGGAACTTTATCGACTTCTCGCGTAACTTCCTGTACTGTTGCGTTGCGCTGCTGCGCATCATCGCCTACATCCAGCAGACGTCACAGATCTCGGCCGATCCGAGCACGGCATATATCGCTCGAGAGCACTGGGACGACTTCGATCCGCAGCTGATAGCGGAGGGTCTGTTTGCGGCAGCCAACATCTTCTCCGCCCTGAAGCTGGTCCATCTGTTTTCCATCAATCCGCATCTCGGACCGCTACAGATCTCGCTCGGCCGTATGGTGATCGATATTGTgaagtttttcttcatctACTCGCTCGTACTGTTTGCATTTGCGTGCGGCTTGAATCAGCTGCTGTGGTACTTTGCGGATCTGGAGAAGTCTAAGTGTTACAGCCTGAAGGGTGGTCTGCCAGATTGGGACAATCAGGGCGATGCTTGCATGAAATGGAGACGATTTGGAAA CTTGTTCGAGTCCTCACAGTCGCTGTTTTGGGCTAGCTTCGGTATGGTGGGATTGGAAAACTTCGAACTTCAGGGTATTAAGTCCTACACACGGTTCTGGGGTTTACTGATGTTCGGTTCGTACAGCGTGATCAACGTAATCGTGCTGCTGAACCTGCTCATCGCCATGATGTCCAACTCGTACGCCATGATCGATGAACACTCTGACACGGAATGGAAGTTCGCCCGCACGCGGCTCTGGATGAGCTACTTTGAGGAGAGTTCTACCCTGCCGCCACCGTTCAATATCTTCCCGAACATGAAGCACCTGATGCGTCTCTTcggcaagaagaagaagcgcgATCTGAAGCGTGAATCGACTATC CGTCGTAAGGAAGATAAGGAACGGGCTGAACGGTATACCAACGTGATGCGAGCTCTTGTCTGGCGCTACGTTTCGGCAATGCATCGCCGAATGGAACAGGATGCAGTGACCGAGGATGACATTAACGAGGTCAAGACGGAAATCTCTGCCATGCGGTACGAATTGCTCGATATCTTCGAGAAGAATGGAATGGATGTGTCCGCTGTGGATCGTAAAGAAAAGG CTGTTTTGGCGAAACGCATGAAGATCTGGGAACGTCGTCTAATGAAGGACTTCCAGGTAGCACCGGTTGAGATTGCCGAtcaggaagaggaagaagaagaggaggaCGCTAATCCTCTCGCTCGGTTCCGGCGTGTCGCGAAGAAGGTCGCTAACAATACGACCTCCGCCAAATGGGGCCAGGTCATGACCGGTGTCGGTGTCGAGATGAACTCGCAGATCGGTCGTTGCCGCAACCGGGACAGCTTccgacagcagcaacagcttcAGAAAGCCATGGCAGAAGCACGCCGCTTGGTTGAACGTAGTCCACTGCCACGTTCGCGTAGCGTTTCGCCCCATATCGAAGGTTATACCGATGAGACAACCAACACGCTGCTAAACCTGTTGAGCCAGCTAGCCGAAGAAGGTGATGCGTCGCCCGGTAACACACTCAACCTGCACGATCAGAAGAGTGGTGCGGCTACTCCACTGAACATGCTTACGGCGCAACTGCAAGCCGCCCTCagcaagacaccttcgccacgCATGGGCAAATCCCCGAAACCGTTTGCCGATTCGGGATTAAAATCTCCAGCAGGTACGCTCGGTGTTACCGCGCGGGCCAAATCGCCCGCTGCCCTGTCAAGGCCGGAAGGTCCATCGGTGGCTAGTAAATCACCGCTCGCTTCCATAGCCGGAAGCAAATCACCTTCTCCGGATGGAACACCAGCACCGGAGAAGAAGACGAATCTTGACGTGAAGtcaccgccaccaccatctATCATGTCCCCACCGCCTGGCAAGTCTTCGCCATCACCCTCGGTCCAATCACCGCCACCACCGTCGGTACAGTCGCCTCCACCGACCATTCACATCACGCGTACGGAATCACAGCTGGTAAAGAAACAGTCCGACTCGAAGGACAGTAACGAGTGTGAGGAAGAGTGTGTGGTGCCTCCTCCGCTACCGTCCTCTCCACCGCCGGCCGAGATACAGTCCGTTGTTCACAGTGATGATCCGGAACCGCTAGTGTCGGGCGTTAATTCGCCGCCGAAGGTTGTTAAACGTAAGGCTCCGGCCCCggtaccaacttcaaccggtGATGACATAGCCGTGGCACGTCCAGTAGCAGTTAAACCGCAACCCGGTCAAGGTATGCTTCCGCCGCCACCTTCGAAGGATGATGCCGCCGTTACGATCATTCCAACGTTCAGCACCACACCGGCAACACCGCTTCCATCCCACAAGGTGGTCGCTGCTCCCCGACCACCGTCCCCTTCCGTGCCTCCACCAAAGGTGGCTTCACCTCCTCCGACCATTGCCAGCCCTCCACTGGTGCCGCTAATCAAAACGGAACTTATGGACGATCCCGAACCGGAAACGAAATCTACGGGTAAAAGCACCACAATCGGTAGCGGCAGCAAGGAAAGTCTAATTGTTGGTGGTGGAGATGCGTCGGCCGACGCGGCACGAGCTGCTTCCTCGCCGCCCTGTCTCCGTCCGTACCGCAAGGTGGACGATGTAACCACCATCAAACGGCAGCCAAAGAGTGGATGGTTGTAA
- the LOC125768416 gene encoding cyclin-dependent kinase inhibitor 1-like yields the protein MGAQVYTQRVERLHYSPAPPPVKISNRLSPAKCRVNRTKRQLFGSPKSDELKQFCNTQLQLQEEEKRKKWNFDFRLGRPMDGPLQWEQVNRVPVVMLTQAAHVLPLAAVFNNQRTSSISSEDSWEDLMDERAERPNRGVSVDSLDESPSSTPSALSPAQVEKEAVVESVQTYPILPKSLKVSPRRISSPKPSSSKGSKLRQPTLTELLQERKRRPNSSALAENSKKVRMLMEASASSDNGVGEQQQQQQPEASTSSAN from the exons ATGGGAGCACAGGTGTACACTCAGAGGGTGGAAAGATTGCACTATTCGCCGGCACCACCACCGGTTAAAATTTCCAACCGGCTGTCCCCGGCCAAATGCCGTGTAAATCGCACCAAACGGCAACTTTTCGGATCGCCCAAATCCGACGAACTTAAGCA ATTTTGCAACACACAGTTGCAGCTGCAGGAGGaagaaaagcggaaaaagTGGAACTTTGATTTCCGCCTTGGCAGACCGATGGACGGGCCGTTGCAATGGGAGCAGGTTAACCGTGTGCCGGTGGTTATGTTAACCCAGGCAGCACACGTTTTACCGTTGGCTGCTGTCTTCAATAATCAGCGAACAAGTAGCATCAGTTCCGAAGATTCGTGGGAAGATCTGATGGACGAGCGAGCGGAACGGCCCAACCGAGGCGTCAGTGTGGATTCCCTTGACGAGTCTCCATCGTCAACACCGTCGGCACTGTCGCCCGCCCAAGTAGAGAAGGAAGCGGTGGTCGAGTCGGTTCAAACCTATCCAATTCTGCCAAAATCTCTCAAAGTGTCTCCCCGGCGCATCAGTTCGCCAAAGCCATCGTCGTCGAAGGGTTCAAAATTGAGACAGCCAACACTTACAG AACTTTTGCAAGAACGCAAGCGTCGCCCAAATTCCTCTGCGCTGGCAGAGAACAGCAAAAAGGTACGCATGCTGATGGAAGCTTCCGCATCGTCCGACAATGGTGTTggtgaacagcagcagcaacagcagccagAAGCTTCAACTTCATCAGCGAATTAA